TGACTTTGTGACGACCAATTTTATCGCCTAATGCACCAAGCGGAAATTGCATAACAATCGCTCCGATCGAAAAGCCAGCCAAAATAACGGATACATAAGTTACATCAAAATCTTTTCGTAACGCATATACCGGGAATAAAGCATTTAAGGACGATTCTAAAAATCCATAAACAAAAGGCGGTAAAAAGGCAATCCAGCCGTACTTTATAGCGAGACTATAACGCTTGAAACCCGACTCATTCGCATCTCCTGCCAAAGCTTCCGGTTTTTCGTTTTTCACGAAAAAGATTAACGACCATGCTAATAAACATAATGCCGATGAAATAATAAACGGAAAGCTTTCCGAAATTTTAATTAACGGGACAAACAATGGGCCGACAGCAAAGCCTACACCAAAAGATATGCCGTATATTGACATGCTTTTACCTAGTTTATGTGTAGCTGTTGTTGAAGTAATCCAAGTTTGTGTTGAAAAATGCAGTGCATGATCCCCGATGCCAATTAACAGACGGAGAATAAACCAAAACATGACACTTTTCCATAATGGAAATAAAAACAGTGATATGAAAACGAGTGCCCCACCTAATAAAATAATAGGTTTATAACCATATTTACGTAATGGCTGCTCGATAAATGGCGAGATCAATAATGTACCTATGTATAAACCTGTTGCATTCAGACCATTGAGCGTTGAGGAAACGCCATCCCCTTCAAAAATTACTGAAATCAGAGGTAAAAGCATTCCTTGTGAAAATCCTGAAATTGATACAATAATAACTAAAATAGCAAACCTGCGCTGTTCATAACTCATTTCAATATTCTCCCTTATTTCATACAATTCATCGTATCACAGCTTTTGGGAGAAATAAAAATAAAAATAAACTCAAAAACCCCAGCTAACTTTATCTCTAAAAGTTAACTAGGGTTTTAAATATCACTATATTCCATTTCAATGTTGCGTAAACAGTCGTATCGGCAATTAGCCGTAAATGTTTAAACTTCCTCCTTTTCTCGAGTTTGTCTATACATGTTTTTTCCGACCATCTCCTTCTTATTTAGGTATGAGTTTACTTTATCATAACACTTCATTAATGTAAATATTCAAAATTAACAGAATGTTAAAATAATTAACAAGTACTATACAATTTCCTATTTTTTAAAGTTAATTTAATAGGTTAGTCCGATATATACTATAAGTTGTTGTTTAACTTTTAGAAAATAGCGTAGTATAATATGAATAAGTCAATACAAAAGGAGCATCATACATTATGAAGCCAATTACAAACAAAGAACAACAAGTAACATATTTAAAAGAACGCCTGGAAATTTTCCTTGAAGTGCTTGATGCAATCGATCCTGAAACGACGGAAATTGAAGATATTGATCGCTTAATTCAAATGATGGATGATTTAGAAGAAAAAATGGATCAATTCCAATCCCGCGAAGATAAATAGAAAATTCAGCAATACCTGTACACTGGGTATTGCTTTTTTCATTCTTTTGACTAGTTCTGCTATTATTCGCCGTTTTTTCATTTAATCTGACAAACATTCATGTAAGCGCTCTTTTTTTTCTACATTAAAAGAGTTATAATGTAAGATGGTTTATTAAGAAAGACATAACATTCATTTCTTCGTGAAAGTTTTGTTCTAACTTATATCAATTTTATTGATCAAAATACACATATTTTTCTGGGGGGAAAAATAAGATGGCATACTTAGAAACTTTAGAAAAAAGTCTTTATTCTTTAGTAACTGAAACATCTACTAACTT
This Solibacillus isronensis DNA region includes the following protein-coding sequences:
- a CDS encoding MFS transporter, with the translated sequence MSYEQRRFAILVIIVSISGFSQGMLLPLISVIFEGDGVSSTLNGLNATGLYIGTLLISPFIEQPLRKYGYKPIILLGGALVFISLFLFPLWKSVMFWFILRLLIGIGDHALHFSTQTWITSTTATHKLGKSMSIYGISFGVGFAVGPLFVPLIKISESFPFIISSALCLLAWSLIFFVKNEKPEALAGDANESGFKRYSLAIKYGWIAFLPPFVYGFLESSLNALFPVYALRKDFDVTYVSVILAGFSIGAIVMQFPLGALGDKIGRHKVIVSGLFAGSIFFLIGNFFEHSELFVAAVFFFAGMCVGSMFSLGITYMTDLTPKELLPTGNLLCGIFFSLGSLTGPLLGGLYLEIFPSNGFLFVISLMLLTVAVVIHFFGKSKKLAI
- a CDS encoding SE1561 family protein yields the protein MKPITNKEQQVTYLKERLEIFLEVLDAIDPETTEIEDIDRLIQMMDDLEEKMDQFQSREDK